The Caulobacter sp. FWC2 region AAGGTGTCCCACAGCGAGAAGGTCGAGTGGAAGGTGAACGGGCGGCCGTCCAGCTTGCCCTCGTGCACCTGGTCGTCCGGACCCCGGTAGCGGCCGTCGGCGTCGGCATAGACGCTGGGGGCCAGCAGGGTGTGGTAGAGCGCCGTGTAGAGCGTTTTCTTCATCGGGACAGGAGCCTCGATGTCGACCGCGCCTAGGGCCTTCTCCCAGGCGGTCTTGGCGCGGGCGCGCTGGGCGTCGAAGTCGAAGCCCGGCTCGTCGCTGGAAAGGTTGGCGATCGCCCCGTCCTCGCTGACCGACGACAGCGCCACCTTCACGGTCAGCGGGCCGTCGATCTGGCCGAAGTCGAACACCCCGACCAGGGCGCGGCCCTGGACCTGGGCGCGGTCGTTCGGCGTCCGCCCCGGCTGGGCGAAGCCGTTATAGGGCACGTCCTTCTCGGCGTTGCGGAACGCCTGGCCGACCAGCGGGCGGTCGAACCTGATGGCGAAGAACAGCTTGCGCCCGGGGGCCCAGCCGCGCGTCTCGCGGTAGCCGGTGACCACGCCGTCCGGCGACACCCGCAGGCGCGACCACAGCACCTTGCCCGGATAGTTGTAGATCGAGCTGCGCAGGTCGATCAGCACCTGGGCGCGGTCGCCCTTCTGGAAGGTGTAGCGGTGCAGGCCGGTGCGCAGGCCCGCCGTCAGTTCCGCCCGCACGCGGCTGTCGCTGAGGGTGACGGCGTAATAGCCCGGCTGGGCGACCTCGGTGTCGTGGCTGTAGCGCGAGCGGTAGCCCGAGCCCGGCTTGTCGACCTCGCCCGGCTCCAGCTTGGCCTCGCCCGCCACCGGGGTCAGCAGGATGTCGCCGAGGTCCGAGTGGCCCGCGCCCGAGAAGTGGGTGTGCGAAAAGCCCAGGATCGTCGGGTCGCCGAAGCGGTAGCCGGCCGCACGGGCATAGCTCTGCTTGAACGGCAGGATGTCGGTGTCGGGGCTCAGCTGCACCATGCCGAACGGAACCACCGCCCCGGGGAAGGTGTGGCCATCGCCGCCCGTGCCGATGAAGGGATCGACGGAGTCGTAGGCCGTTGCGGTCTGGGCCAGGACGGGCGTCGCCGCCAGGATCGAAAGGCTGGCGAGCAGGGCGAGGCCCGACACTGAACAGAGGCGCATTCATAAACTCCGCAACTTGAGCGGGGGCACCCTATCGGCTAGGCGGCGCTGTTCAAGGCCCTCTCCACCGCCGCCATCGCATGCAGGGTCGTGGTGTCGAACACCGGGACGGGACTATCCGCCTGGCCGATCAGCAGCATGATCTCGGTGCAGCCCAGGATGATCGCCTGGGCGCCCTGCTCCACCAATCGCGCGATCACCGCCTTGTAGGTCTCGCGCGAGGCGTCCATCACCTGGCCGGTCACCAGTTCCTCGTAGATGATCCGGTGCACGGCGGCGCGGTCTTCGGCGTCCGGGGTCAGCACGGTCAGGCCGTGTTTCCGCTCAAGGCGGCCGCGATAGAAGTCGTGCTCCATGGTGAAGGTCGTGCCCAGCAGGCCCACGGTCGAGAGGCCGACGGCCGTGATCGCCTCGCCTGTCGGGTCGGCGATGTGCAGCAGCGGGATCCGCACCGCCGCCTCGATGGCGTCGGCCTCGCGGTGCATGGTGTTGGTGCAGAGGACCAGGAAGTCGGCCCCGCCCGCCTCCAGCGCCCGGGCGGCGTCGGCCAGGCGGCGCGACAGCTCTGGCCAGCGGCCGGCGTGCTGCAGATGCTCGATCTCGGCGAAGTCGAACGACCACATCAGGGTCCGGGCCGAAGCCACGCCGCCGACGCGCTCACGCACCGCCTCGTTGATCAGCCGGTAGTACTGGGCCGAGCTCTCCCAGCTCATGCCGCCGATCAATCCGATGAGCGCCTGTTCGGCCATGTCGTCCCGCCTCTTGCCTGCCAGCGTCCTAGCAGGCCGGAGCCGCGTTACAACACCTCCCGCCGCGCCAGGTGGGCGATGGCCGCGATCAGGGCGATCAGACCCAGCCCGCCGCCCAGCGCCAGCGCGGTGTCGACGCGCCAAGCCTCCTTGGCCAGCATGTTGACCGGCATCTGCCAGGGGAAGAACACCCCCTGCTTGGCCGCCGTGGCGACCACCGAGAAGAAGGTCCCGCCGATGCCCAGCGCCAGGGCGGGTACGAAGCTGGAAAAGCGCACGGCGGTCCAGAACTGGATGGCGATCAGCAGTGTCGCGGCCGCCACCACCTTCACGTTCAGCAGGACGAAGCGGGAAAGATCCGGGTCGCCGATCGGCGCCACCGCCGGCTTGATGATCGCGGCCAGGGAGATCGCGCCGAAGGTCAGCAGCAGGTT contains the following coding sequences:
- a CDS encoding aspartate/glutamate racemase family protein; this translates as MAEQALIGLIGGMSWESSAQYYRLINEAVRERVGGVASARTLMWSFDFAEIEHLQHAGRWPELSRRLADAARALEAGGADFLVLCTNTMHREADAIEAAVRIPLLHIADPTGEAITAVGLSTVGLLGTTFTMEHDFYRGRLERKHGLTVLTPDAEDRAAVHRIIYEELVTGQVMDASRETYKAVIARLVEQGAQAIILGCTEIMLLIGQADSPVPVFDTTTLHAMAAVERALNSAA
- a CDS encoding ABC transporter permease: MLAALSVELRKLNRSLAAVLAVAAPSLIAIFAFFNLLRADKAPPWAMFLQASAGIWAYFMLPMSVTALTALVAHMEHGPRSWDHLRALPVPRWRLYAAKAVCVIGIVVIMTALNLLLTFGAISLAAIIKPAVAPIGDPDLSRFVLLNVKVVAAATLLIAIQFWTAVRFSSFVPALALGIGGTFFSVVATAAKQGVFFPWQMPVNMLAKEAWRVDTALALGGGLGLIALIAAIAHLARREVL